The window GATGTCATTTCGGGTGAATGGTCCGTACTCTCTCGTTGAGTTGCCAGTGCAAGCGCATCGTTTTTCCCCTCTCCAATCAACAACATGCGTCGCCTCCTCCGAGCCATCGCCCTCCTCTTTTTGAGCGCCTTGGTTCTCTGGCTAGCATGTCTGAGCTTCGTCATTTGGAACTTCGGCCAAACCGACCACGCCACGCAGGCTGACTGTATCATCGTCCTGGGCGCCAGCGTCCAAGGCTCCCAACCTTCTCCTGTCTTCGAACAACGCCTCCGGCATGGTATTGACCTCTACCAACGCAAACTCGCTCCACGCCTCCTCTTCACTGGTGGCTTTGGGGATGGGAAAAGCCATTCCGAAGCCGGCGTCGGTTCCGCCTATGCGCAGCAACACGGCGTGCCAGCCACCGCGGTGCTGCTGGAAGAGAAATCCCGCACCACGAAACAGAACCTGGAAGAAGCCCTCAAGCTCATGAAGGCCCACGGCCTGCAATCCGCCGTCATCGTGAGTGACCCACTGCACCTGAAGCGAGCGATGATGATGGCAGAAGATCTCGGCATTCAGGCGCACTCATCGCCCACATCCACCTCCATGTACCGTTCCTTCGGTTCCCAGGCGAAGTTCCTGCTGCGCGAGGTGTACTTCATGCATCACTACATGATATTCGGAGAATAGCTAACCTCAGTCGTCTCGTGATTCGATCATCACGTACAGCAAGAAGCTCACCTTAGGTGCACCACCTTGCGCGAAGCGCTTTGGAGTGCGTGTGCGAAGCACCGCTTCGCGCGAAAGTCCGGGAGATCGCACAGCAGAAGGACGAACCCCCAAGGAGCGGCGTGCTTTAGCCGCCGTGGGAGCGTGAAAGGCATGGCCGGTGCCTCGCTACGCACTCTCACATGACAAGCATCCTATGGCTGATGAAGGGGTGGCCATGATCATGCAGCGCTCCATGCGGGGCCACCATTCCACGGCGGCTAAAGCACGCCGCTCCTTGGGGTCGCATCCTCGTCTGCGGTGGCAAGGCCATGGTGGGTCATGCACCAACATTTCACGCCGAGCACTTCGCACAACCTCATCGAGCAAGATCTCCCTCCGCCTCGCGTAAACATTCCAGCTTCCCAACGGGCAGGTCGGAATGATGCGGCATGATGAAAAGAGAACACTGCGGCGGCATCATCGGTCCTGTCCGTGATCCCTTGCACGCATTATCCCCAAGCCATGAATTGCCTTCGCTTTCGAATCCCTCGTTTCCTGCCTGTCAGCGTCCTGCTGCTGGTGTCCTTTGCCATAAACGTTCACTCTGCCGATCTCACCCTGCTCTCCGAAGGCAAATCCACCTACCAAATTGTCACTCCCGACACGCCCCCTACTCCGGAACTCGCGTCCTGCCTCGAACAAACAGCACGGCTCCTGCAAGCTGCCTTCAAAGCAAACGGCGCAGACGTCGCCATCATCTCCGAAAGCAAACGCGTCCCATCCCAGCCAGCCCTCTTGCTTGGTAACACCGCCTTCGCCAAGCAGAACAGCGTCGATGTCACCACACTCACCGACTGGAGTTACATCCATAAAGCGGTCGGGAAGGACATCATCATCGCGGGACATGATCACGCCTCGTCAGTGAAGCCGGATGCGGGCAACGCACGCCGACGCGAGTGGGACCGCACGGGCACAGCGAAAGCAGCTGCAGACTTCGCCCGCACCTACATGGGCGTGCGTTTCCTCTTCCCGGATCTCCCGGGTTACACGCAAGTGAGTGCGCACTCGAAGAATGATCTGCTCGCCTCCCCCTCCATTGAGTTCCTCTCGATGAAGGCCATCACCGTTCCCGATACTCTGAACACGCACAAGGCGCCTTTGCTCCGCATCAACAGCAGCCATCCCGCCGGTGGCAGCTTCTACGACTTGGCTCACAATCGCTTCCCCCGCGTGAATGCCCTTTATGGCAGCCACACCTGGGATCGCGCCGTGCCGGCAGAGAAATACATGGATGCCCATCCCGAGTATTTTGCCCTCATTAATGGAGAGCGCATGAAGGACAAGGCACGCCCGCAGTACTGCCTCTCCAATCCTGATGTGCAGGAACTCATCTATCAGGATCTCGTGAATCAGGTGGAGGCGGGCTATGACTACGTGGATCTCGGTCAGCCAGATGGCTATCGTGAATGCCAGTGTGAAGCCTGCGCGAAGCTCTGGGATACAGGCGGTGACTGGAGTGAGAAGATCTGGATCCTCAATCGCCGCACCGCCGAGCGCCTGCTGAAGTCCCACCCCAAGGCGCGCGTGACCATGATGTCCTACATCCTCACGGCCACGCCACCGAAGACCTTCAAAGCGTTTCCCGCGAACACCTCCGTCATGCTCACGGGCACCAATGAGGAGGACATCGCCCCATGGCGAAGCTATGAGATACCCGGTGGCTTCACCGGTTACGTGTACAACTGGTGCCCCAATCTCGGCAGCCGCTACACACCCATGCGCACCCCGCAGTATGTGGAGGCCCAGGTGAAGCGTCTCGCCGCCGGCCGCATCCAGGCCTTGTATCGCGACGGACCAGGCCAGCTCTTCGGGCTGGAGGGTCCGGTGTATTACACCATGGGGCGCATGTTCGATGACCCGGACCACAATGCGGCGAAGGATCTCATTCCTGAGTTCTGCGATGCCGCTTTCGGCAAGGCCTCGCCAATCATGCGCACGTTCTACGACCAGCTCTATGACGCGATCATGCTGTACTCCGACCACCTCGGCACACGCAATAATCTCTGGACCTACCAGCCGCTGGAAGGCCGGAAACGCAAGACGGTGCGTGATCCCTTTCAGCTCCTCGCCTTCCTGTACCATCCCGAACTGCTCGCCTCGCTCGAGGCCAATCTGATTCAGGCCGAGAAGCTGGCGGACAATGCGAAAATAAAAGCACGACTCTCACTGGTGCGCACCGAGTTCGACTACATCCGCCACCTCGCGCGCGTCATCCACTTGTATCAAGCCTTCACGGTGCAGCCGGATGAAGCCTCACGAGATCGACTTTTGAATGCCATCGATGCCCGCAATGCTTTCATCGAAGCGCTCTACCCGAAGAAAGGTGAGAAGCGCGCTGAGGTCCGATGGGAGCAAGTGTTCTTCCCTTTCCCCGGTCACGATGCCAACCACCTCCGTCTCGCACATGACGGCTACCAGGAACCCTTCGCCAACACCTGTCTGAACTGGGATACCAAGGCCATGCGCCGGGCCCCGTTGCCAGGGAAGAAACGCATCTCCGTCGCTGCCACCTCTACACCCGCAACTTTGGATGGCCCTGAATGGAAGCATGTCGCCACGCAAACACTCACGGTCGCACCTCCCTTCAATCAAGCTCCACGGAATACCACTCTCCAGATGCTGCATGACAAGACGAATCTTTATGTGCGCATGACCTGCGAACTCCCGCCCGATGGCAAGACGACCTTCAGCCCGCAACGACGGGACCTCGACCTGAGCAATCAAGAATCGGTCGAGGTGTATCTATCTCCCGCAGCGGAACGCGAGATCTCCTATCGCTTCATGGCTGGTGCCCATGCCAAGACCGGTTGGGACGCTGCAGCTGGCTTCATCACCGATGTCATGGATCCACGCCATGGTCGAGATGACGCGACCTGGAATGGCGAGTGGACTCACCAGCCCGAAGTAGATGTCTCAAAGAAACAGTGGCGCACCCTCATCACCATCCCCTTCAAGACCCTCGGTGTCGCCGGTCCCACTCCGGGCACCACCTGGCGCGCCAACTTCGCCCGCAATCACCAACTCGTCCGCAGCATGATGGACCGT is drawn from Roseimicrobium gellanilyticum and contains these coding sequences:
- a CDS encoding DUF4838 domain-containing protein; its protein translation is MNCLRFRIPRFLPVSVLLLVSFAINVHSADLTLLSEGKSTYQIVTPDTPPTPELASCLEQTARLLQAAFKANGADVAIISESKRVPSQPALLLGNTAFAKQNSVDVTTLTDWSYIHKAVGKDIIIAGHDHASSVKPDAGNARRREWDRTGTAKAAADFARTYMGVRFLFPDLPGYTQVSAHSKNDLLASPSIEFLSMKAITVPDTLNTHKAPLLRINSSHPAGGSFYDLAHNRFPRVNALYGSHTWDRAVPAEKYMDAHPEYFALINGERMKDKARPQYCLSNPDVQELIYQDLVNQVEAGYDYVDLGQPDGYRECQCEACAKLWDTGGDWSEKIWILNRRTAERLLKSHPKARVTMMSYILTATPPKTFKAFPANTSVMLTGTNEEDIAPWRSYEIPGGFTGYVYNWCPNLGSRYTPMRTPQYVEAQVKRLAAGRIQALYRDGPGQLFGLEGPVYYTMGRMFDDPDHNAAKDLIPEFCDAAFGKASPIMRTFYDQLYDAIMLYSDHLGTRNNLWTYQPLEGRKRKTVRDPFQLLAFLYHPELLASLEANLIQAEKLADNAKIKARLSLVRTEFDYIRHLARVIHLYQAFTVQPDEASRDRLLNAIDARNAFIEALYPKKGEKRAEVRWEQVFFPFPGHDANHLRLAHDGYQEPFANTCLNWDTKAMRRAPLPGKKRISVAATSTPATLDGPEWKHVATQTLTVAPPFNQAPRNTTLQMLHDKTNLYVRMTCELPPDGKTTFSPQRRDLDLSNQESVEVYLSPAAEREISYRFMAGAHAKTGWDAAAGFITDVMDPRHGRDDATWNGEWTHQPEVDVSKKQWRTLITIPFKTLGVAGPTPGTTWRANFARNHQLVRSMMDRAIWSSAIGNTNMNDRSIFGEIVFE
- a CDS encoding YdcF family protein; protein product: MRRLLRAIALLFLSALVLWLACLSFVIWNFGQTDHATQADCIIVLGASVQGSQPSPVFEQRLRHGIDLYQRKLAPRLLFTGGFGDGKSHSEAGVGSAYAQQHGVPATAVLLEEKSRTTKQNLEEALKLMKAHGLQSAVIVSDPLHLKRAMMMAEDLGIQAHSSPTSTSMYRSFGSQAKFLLREVYFMHHYMIFGE